The window AGAGTTGCACTAATTCCGCGTCGTAACCCATGTCGCGTTCGATGCGAGGGGTGCCGTTCGAATCGGCTCTCCAGATGTTGCGAATGGTGAGGGAGAGGAGGATCGGATTGGCTTGTTCGCCGCGCGTGTCATCGATGTAGTGGCGGATATACCAGCCATAGGTGTGGACGAGTTCTTGGCGCCCGTCGGGAAGTGTGACTTGCTGCTGTTCATCTCCGATGCCTTTGATACTGCCGCGGGGCTTGGTTCCGGCGAGATCGCCGCCATCGTTGTGACCCATTTGGATGAGAACAAAGTCACCCGGCTTCATTTCGGCGAGAACCTTATCCCATGAGCCTTCGTTGATGAAGGTACGGCTGCTACGTCCGGCGCGTGCGCGATTGGCGACGTTGATACGGTCGACGTCGAAATAATGGGCGAGGT is drawn from Edaphobacter lichenicola and contains these coding sequences:
- a CDS encoding rhamnogalacturonan acetylesterase; translated protein: MHRSKFFRIFYLLLLTAAAFAQNPVIPDAPPQTTTAQNAPINKALPTLFIIGDSTARNQADLGWGDHLAHYFDVDRINVANRARAGRSSRTFINEGSWDKVLAEMKPGDFVLIQMGHNDGGDLAGTKPRGSIKGIGDEQQQVTLPDGRQELVHTYGWYIRHYIDDTRGEQANPILLSLTIRNIWRADSNGTPRIERDMGYDAELVQLSKEQDIPYVDMATVEADHLETFGPEKTALLFPVDHTHTSAEGAELNAESVVIALRNAHSPLVAYLKTNSPSK